CAAGCTAAGTAATAGGAACACATTTTGCATTATCTCTAACAGTGCCGCCCTCACCGAGATCTGGCTGTGATGAACTTGAGCAGTGTCAAGGTAGTCTTCAACTTCAGACGCTCTTAAGGCTCTTGAGCGTAGAAGCAAATCCCTGAGCATGTAATCAGTGGCTTCACCCGATCCCATCATTTGTAGTATGATATCGGACACATCTAAAGCAGTTAAGCCACTCTTGGTGGTCACATTCACATCCACTGCTTCTTGTTGCCTACCATCACTACCAAGTAGCAATTTCACTGTCTGTAACAAAGATAGTATATAATATTGGTGAAAGCATTTAAGTATATAGCGaggtatatataaaattttatgtcATGTTACCAATAGACATTGCATATAACAACATTGGAATTCCCGGACAATATTGtttatcatgcatatatattgcAATATTAAAATTGGTTAATAAATGGTCAGATGACTAAACAGGAAAAAGAGCTGTATTGGTTTCATAATGTTCCATATATAAATTCGataattatcttaaaagtttaagctaaaagaaaaaaataaatttaatagtttaatttatattataacaccTCCCTTAATAAATGAGGTTTAAcacctaaaatatttagttgaaATGAAAGTGAATGACATAATTTTCTAATACAGGACATCTGTTTTGATATCaagttaaattatcatttaaccTAAAAGCTCATACTCAAATGATAGAAACAAGGTTTAAACtcaggatttttatttttatattatgttaaattaccacttaattatcctaaaagcttaaattaacataaaaaataaatttaattatttaatctataTTCTAACGCCATATAGTAAAATGGTATATATCCTTAAAGAGTAGAGATACTTTTCACATCCATTGTTTGAATGAcaacaaagaggaaaaaagtattttgaagtttttaattCGCTTTTAGAATGAAGATGCCATTATTTACCTGAATCTGCTTCCTAGCAACTGCAAGGTGTAAGACAGTGTTGCCATCTTCATCCCCAGCAAACATAATTTCCTGCATGTTAAGCTGCTTCAGTATATCAAACATGGCTTCAAAGGCCTCAAATTGGTTATACTTCACGGCTATGTGAAGCGCAGTCTCGCCTCTAATTAGAGTCACTTCACCGATACAGTCGGGAAAAAAGCCAACCAATTCCCTAATGACTTGGACCCTCCCAGCTACAGCTGCACAATGAAGAGAAGTCCTTCCATCGCTGCTCTTGAGAAGGGCAAGCTCACGCCTAAACTTCAAAAGCTCTCTCACTGTTTCCACAAGCCCATTTGCAGAGGCTATGTGTGTTGTGCTAAACCCGTCCTTGTCCAATCTAGTGGAAAAATCTGGTTTAAGCTTCAATATCTCCCTCACAAACTCTGTTCGCCCACCCATGGCTGCAATGTGTAGGGCTGTTTCAGGGTACACTGCCACTGAACCTCTCTCAATTACGAGGGGGTCCTCTTGAAGTAATTTCTGCAGTTCAATGGCGTTTCCATTAAGCGCTGCCTCCACCAACCTGggatccatttttttttttttttttttaaatggaaattaaCAACAAGctcataaacaaaaagaaaaaagcacgtgaatgtggaaaagaaaaaaagatcttTCTCTACGTTGTAGAGAAAGCTGCTACAAATCCTAAAAAAGAAACCTAAGGGTCCATGTATACTTTATCTGGATTCCATTAATTATGCAAAAGGTGAAGTTAGGATAGGCCTATTAAATTGCTCTCTTTTTGTCAATAGAACTACATTAAACCACGTATGGCTTATCCAAAAAGCTCATTCATTCTTGTCAATTCTTTTCATTACactaactcctttttttttttttttttggttttttcaataaattttaaaaggttACAAGTGCCGACCATCATATCAGATTCTTAAGTTATAGAAAAACTATGAAAGGTGTCATGTTGTTGGGGTTATCTCACATCGGTTGTGGTGGAACAATGACGCAGCCTAACTTGGTAGGTTGCAgcgaaaaacaacaacaaagtAGCGGATAtgtaattctagatcttgagcctatcaatgatctgagaattcttcttgAAAAGTTAGATACtatctaggttttgaaggaaaaagaggaataaactcaactatgagtaattctcattaataaaaatcagtaATTAACATAAACTCcctttctctggaggctataagcatatatttatagcccaaaaccttaaacctaataaaataacgaaataaagagttccaaaatcctaaccctaataaaataacaacataaagtcggctagaaaataaaacaaactgacggcGCCAATCCAAACGGGACATatggccgtccggacggccacgacacttaaacgacaaaaacatgaaataacatatgaGTTCGGAATACACTCCGATCTACATCAAACGAGCTGttggtcagtttataagtatGAAGGAAAGTCTCACCTCTAGCATTGTAAAATCATTTGCAGGTAAAATGTTTCTTTTGCTTAACAAATGAAACATGAAccttcgttttctttttctgccTTATTCACCTAACATCTATGGGTGTTTCGGTAGTACTTTCTGAAGCACTACAAATTCCTTAGACGGTATTTG
This window of the Corylus avellana chromosome ca5, CavTom2PMs-1.0 genome carries:
- the LOC132181561 gene encoding ankyrin repeat-containing protein BDA1-like, with the protein product MDPRLVEAALNGNAIELQKLLQEDPLVIERGSVAVYPETALHIAAMGGRTEFVREILKLKPDFSTRLDKDGFSTTHIASANGLVETVRELLKFRRELALLKSSDGRTSLHCAAVAGRVQVIRELVGFFPDCIGEVTLIRGETALHIAVKYNQFEAFEAMFDILKQLNMQEIMFAGDEDGNTVLHLAVARKQIQTVKLLLGSDGRQQEAVDVNVTTKSGLTALDVSDIILQMMGSGEATDYMLRDLLLRSRALRASEVEDYLDTAQVHHSQISVRAALLEIMQNVFLLLSLFVE